The following are encoded in a window of Halosolutus halophilus genomic DNA:
- a CDS encoding DUF4177 domain-containing protein gives MSESEVIRWEYETLRPPRDESQKEAEDPNAELNQLGAEGWEFVETIDYEGGGTKYLVFKRPAQSSEPV, from the coding sequence ATGTCCGAATCAGAAGTGATCCGCTGGGAGTACGAGACGCTTCGCCCACCGCGCGATGAGAGCCAAAAAGAAGCAGAGGATCCGAATGCAGAGTTGAATCAACTCGGTGCAGAGGGCTGGGAGTTTGTGGAGACGATCGACTACGAGGGAGGCGGCACCAAGTACCTCGTTTTCAAGCGACCTGCCCAATCGAGTGAGCCAGTATGA